Proteins from one Pontibacter korlensis genomic window:
- a CDS encoding tyrosine-protein phosphatase, giving the protein MIQFLKNLFGGSDPVLEVSLRELGVDMHSHILPGIDDGADSLEHSLELVRAMKELGYRKLIMTPHIMSDFYKNTPEIIREKLQLLRQAVKNAGIEIELDCAAEYYLDEGLLDKLDNNEELLTFGDNYLLFETSFLNEPLNLRETIFKMRSKGYQPVLAHPERYTYFYGKFEELVALRELGVVFQPNLNSLAGYYSAGAKDVAERLVEQGFVEFLGTDTHGMKHIATLHKVLSTKHLVKALALPLRNRQL; this is encoded by the coding sequence ATGATACAGTTTTTGAAGAACCTGTTTGGAGGGAGCGATCCTGTTCTGGAGGTCTCGCTGAGGGAGCTCGGTGTGGATATGCATTCGCATATACTTCCGGGCATCGACGATGGGGCAGACAGTCTGGAGCATTCGCTGGAGCTGGTGAGGGCCATGAAGGAATTAGGGTACCGAAAACTGATCATGACACCCCACATCATGAGTGACTTCTACAAGAATACACCGGAGATCATTCGTGAGAAGCTGCAACTGCTGCGGCAGGCTGTGAAAAACGCAGGCATTGAGATAGAACTGGATTGTGCAGCGGAATATTACCTGGATGAGGGATTGCTGGATAAGCTTGATAATAACGAGGAGTTGCTCACTTTTGGCGATAACTACCTACTGTTCGAGACATCTTTCCTGAATGAACCCCTGAACCTGCGCGAAACTATCTTCAAGATGCGTTCCAAAGGGTATCAGCCGGTACTGGCGCATCCGGAGCGGTATACTTACTTCTACGGCAAGTTTGAAGAACTCGTAGCCCTTCGGGAGCTAGGAGTAGTGTTTCAGCCAAACCTTAACTCGCTTGCCGGTTATTACTCGGCAGGGGCCAAAGACGTAGCCGAGCGGCTGGTAGAGCAGGGATTCGTAGAATTTTTGGGCACCGATACTCATGGCATGAAGCATATTGCCACGCTACACAAAGTACTCAGCACAAAGCACCTGGTTAAAGCTCTGGCGCTACCATTGCGCAACAGGCAACTATAG
- a CDS encoding NAD-dependent epimerase/dehydratase family protein produces the protein MVFVTGGSGLIGSFLIPELLRQGYQVKAIYRGSIPAIAGTDQVQWIEGDILDPALLRDALVGVKYVFHCAGLVSYAPQDEELLKQVNIEGTANVVDACLETGSIKLCHVSSIAAVGRPKNTEVLTEKAKWDPAADLSAYASSKYLAELEVWRGVAEGLDAVVVNPSIILGPADWNRSSTQLFRYVYNERSFYTDGEANFVDVRDVVNAMLQLTFSEISGERFILNAERMSYKAFFEKAATCFEKKAPSRKVPPMLAEIVWRLEHARSWLTGRRPLITKDTARVARKTHFFSNDKIRKALGFEFRPVSESVSWVCQELQRQITGGRLQKAK, from the coding sequence ATGGTATTTGTAACAGGCGGCAGTGGCCTGATCGGCAGTTTTTTGATTCCTGAGCTTTTACGGCAGGGGTATCAGGTAAAAGCTATTTACCGCGGCAGCATACCTGCTATTGCCGGTACAGACCAGGTGCAGTGGATAGAAGGCGATATTCTGGATCCTGCTTTGTTACGTGATGCACTGGTAGGTGTAAAGTACGTGTTCCATTGTGCCGGTCTGGTTTCTTATGCGCCCCAGGACGAGGAACTGCTGAAACAGGTAAACATTGAGGGCACTGCCAATGTTGTGGATGCCTGCCTGGAGACCGGAAGTATAAAGCTTTGCCACGTGAGCTCTATAGCTGCTGTTGGGCGACCTAAAAATACGGAAGTGCTGACAGAGAAAGCTAAGTGGGACCCGGCTGCAGATTTGTCGGCCTACGCAAGCTCTAAATATTTAGCGGAACTAGAGGTGTGGCGCGGTGTGGCAGAGGGGCTGGATGCTGTGGTGGTGAATCCTTCCATCATACTTGGTCCTGCCGACTGGAACCGCAGCAGTACTCAATTATTCAGGTACGTTTATAATGAGCGCTCCTTCTATACTGACGGCGAGGCAAACTTTGTGGATGTGCGCGATGTGGTGAATGCCATGCTGCAGCTAACCTTCTCGGAAATTTCAGGAGAAAGGTTTATCTTGAATGCAGAGCGAATGAGCTACAAAGCCTTTTTCGAGAAAGCGGCAACGTGCTTTGAGAAGAAAGCGCCTAGTAGAAAGGTGCCGCCAATGCTGGCCGAGATAGTCTGGCGTTTGGAGCACGCGCGCTCCTGGCTAACGGGGCGCCGACCGCTCATTACCAAGGATACCGCACGGGTCGCCAGAAAGACGCACTTCTTCAGTAATGACAAAATCAGGAAAGCTTTAGGATTTGAGTTTAGACCTGTTTCTGAATCAGTGAGTTGGGTATGCCAGGAACTGCAACGGCAAATAACCGGCGGTAGGCTGCAAAAGGCCAAATAA
- a CDS encoding tetratricopeptide repeat protein: MKENFDEHSEELELIQRFERMLGSNETAFFDLTDFEYIIDHYTANFEYKKALAACDSALVQYPFSTDLQIDKAQLLAMSGDFDGALELINKVAEVEPENADVQLTRGIVYTQRGEFRDAIDYFKKALAYADDRDDIYFNIGLAYQTWGKVASAIKYYKKCVELNLENEAAMQEVLYCMDVTNSINEHLPFFQKFVDDDPYSYVAWFNLGNVYNKLGAYDKAIAAYDYATIIRPDFITAYNNMANALVYLGEYSKAIEAFNAMIEHGQPNAEIYCNIGECYEKLQQWDLSRRYYQKSVDLDPEMDEAWFGIGVILDSQGNWYEAVHFFKKAVELYDDSADYWVALAAAEYHVGHVVSALESYERASEIRPDDKNIYLNWSVILYEQGNFEEATDIILNAIELQPREAELFYRACAYMLSAGKYREAYNYLENALILDFDKHKLLFEFFPELESQRALARLIDQYRK; the protein is encoded by the coding sequence ATGAAAGAAAACTTTGACGAACACAGCGAAGAGCTGGAATTGATACAGCGTTTCGAGCGTATGCTCGGAAGCAATGAAACGGCATTTTTTGACCTCACAGACTTTGAGTATATCATTGACCATTATACCGCAAACTTTGAGTATAAAAAGGCCTTGGCTGCCTGCGATTCTGCTCTGGTGCAGTACCCGTTCTCTACGGATCTGCAGATAGATAAGGCGCAGCTATTGGCCATGTCAGGTGATTTTGATGGCGCCCTTGAGCTGATAAATAAGGTGGCTGAGGTGGAGCCAGAGAATGCTGATGTGCAGCTTACGAGAGGTATTGTCTATACCCAGCGAGGAGAGTTTCGCGATGCTATAGATTACTTCAAGAAAGCCCTGGCCTATGCCGATGACCGTGACGATATATACTTTAACATTGGCCTTGCTTACCAAACCTGGGGTAAGGTGGCCTCTGCTATAAAATACTATAAGAAGTGTGTGGAGCTGAACCTGGAGAACGAGGCGGCGATGCAGGAGGTGTTGTATTGTATGGATGTTACCAACTCCATAAATGAGCACCTGCCTTTCTTCCAGAAGTTCGTGGATGATGACCCATACTCTTATGTAGCCTGGTTTAACCTGGGTAACGTGTATAACAAGCTCGGAGCCTACGATAAAGCCATTGCTGCTTACGACTATGCCACCATCATTCGCCCAGACTTTATCACGGCATACAATAACATGGCGAATGCCTTGGTATACCTTGGCGAGTACAGCAAGGCTATCGAAGCCTTCAACGCTATGATAGAGCATGGGCAACCAAACGCAGAGATATACTGCAATATTGGTGAGTGCTATGAGAAGCTGCAGCAATGGGATTTGTCGCGCCGCTACTACCAGAAATCTGTAGACCTGGATCCTGAAATGGATGAGGCATGGTTTGGGATAGGTGTGATATTGGATTCGCAGGGCAACTGGTATGAGGCGGTACACTTTTTTAAGAAGGCGGTAGAACTGTACGATGACAGTGCCGACTACTGGGTAGCGCTGGCTGCTGCAGAATACCATGTGGGGCATGTGGTATCGGCGCTGGAAAGTTATGAGCGTGCCTCTGAGATACGCCCCGACGATAAAAATATATACCTGAACTGGTCAGTTATACTTTACGAGCAGGGTAATTTTGAGGAAGCCACAGATATTATTTTAAATGCCATAGAGCTGCAACCACGGGAGGCAGAGCTGTTTTACAGGGCTTGTGCCTATATGCTTTCTGCAGGAAAATACCGCGAGGCTTATAATTATTTGGAAAATGCTTTAATTTTGGACTTCGATAAACACAAGCTGCTGTTTGAGTTCTTTCCTGAACTGGAGTCACAGCGAGCATTAGCCCGATTAATTGATCAGTATCGCAAATAA
- a CDS encoding phosphosulfolactate synthase encodes MNYTLNSIPERAEKPRERGFTMAMDKGLSIREVEDFLEVAGDYVDIVKLGWATSYVTPNLKKKLDVYRAAGIPTYFGGTLFEAFIVRNQFDDYRRVLDKYEMTFAEVSDGSIEMPHEEKCEYITKLSEQVTVLSEVGSKDAEKIIPPYMWIKLMKAELEAGAWKVIGEAREGGNVGLFRSTGEVRSGLVEEILTQIPFEKILWEAPQKAQQVWFIKLLGANVNLGNIAPSEVIPLETIRLGLRGDTFDHFLDIEKPC; translated from the coding sequence ATGAACTATACGCTGAATAGCATTCCGGAGCGTGCGGAGAAACCACGCGAACGAGGCTTTACCATGGCCATGGACAAAGGGCTTAGCATTCGGGAAGTAGAAGACTTTCTGGAGGTAGCCGGAGATTATGTTGACATTGTAAAGTTAGGTTGGGCTACGTCTTACGTAACGCCTAACCTGAAGAAGAAGCTGGATGTGTACCGTGCAGCTGGCATTCCGACCTACTTTGGGGGTACATTGTTCGAAGCTTTTATTGTTCGTAACCAGTTCGACGATTACCGCCGTGTGCTAGACAAGTATGAGATGACTTTTGCTGAGGTATCAGACGGTTCTATCGAGATGCCACACGAAGAAAAGTGTGAGTACATTACTAAACTGTCTGAGCAGGTAACAGTGCTGTCAGAGGTAGGTTCTAAGGATGCCGAGAAAATCATCCCGCCTTACATGTGGATCAAACTGATGAAAGCTGAGCTGGAAGCCGGTGCGTGGAAGGTGATTGGTGAGGCTCGTGAGGGTGGTAACGTTGGCCTTTTCCGTTCTACTGGTGAGGTGCGCAGCGGCCTTGTGGAGGAAATCCTGACACAGATTCCATTTGAGAAGATCCTTTGGGAGGCTCCGCAAAAGGCACAGCAAGTATGGTTTATCAAGCTTTTAGGAGCTAATGTAAACCTTGGTAATATTGCTCCAAGCGAGGTTATTCCGCTGGAGACTATTCGCCTGGGCTTACGAGGCGATACTTTCGACCACTTCCTAGATATTGAAAAACCTTGCTAG
- a CDS encoding DUF368 domain-containing protein — protein sequence MERRSLREYLLLFSKGAGMGAADVVPGVSGGTIAFITGIYEELLGSIRSVNGEAIKLLLRFNLKGFWKHINGNFLVVLISGILFSIASLSRLILFLLENYPEMLWSFFFGLIVASAVVVSKKITRWRLGVVLAGLVGAVIAYYITVATPTQTSEAYWFIFLSGAVAICAMILPGISGSFLLVLLAKYEFILNAVKDLRADIIAVFGIGCVTGILAFSHVLNYMLKNYHNVTVALLTGFMVGSLNKVWPWKLTLETYTDRHGAVKPLVQENVLPSSYEALTGQEPYLVYGVVLAIAGFLLVYLVDRFTEDSNTEV from the coding sequence ATGGAAAGAAGATCTTTACGAGAGTATTTACTGCTGTTTTCGAAAGGTGCAGGCATGGGAGCTGCCGATGTGGTGCCTGGCGTTTCGGGTGGTACTATCGCCTTTATTACAGGTATTTATGAGGAGCTGCTAGGTTCCATCCGTTCTGTAAACGGAGAGGCTATAAAATTGCTGCTGCGCTTTAACCTTAAGGGCTTCTGGAAACACATTAACGGAAACTTTCTGGTAGTACTAATTTCGGGGATACTGTTCTCTATTGCCTCCCTCTCACGGCTTATCCTTTTCCTGCTTGAAAATTACCCGGAGATGCTCTGGTCATTCTTCTTTGGACTGATTGTAGCCTCTGCAGTGGTAGTAAGCAAAAAGATTACCCGCTGGAGGTTGGGTGTTGTACTGGCTGGCTTGGTGGGGGCAGTTATAGCATATTATATCACCGTAGCCACACCTACACAAACTTCAGAAGCGTACTGGTTCATCTTTTTGTCAGGAGCCGTTGCTATCTGCGCAATGATTCTGCCGGGCATTTCAGGAAGCTTCCTGTTGGTGCTGTTGGCCAAGTATGAGTTTATACTTAACGCCGTGAAGGACTTACGGGCAGACATTATAGCCGTGTTCGGAATAGGCTGTGTAACGGGCATCTTAGCGTTCTCGCATGTGCTTAATTACATGCTGAAGAACTACCATAATGTAACAGTAGCTTTGCTTACTGGCTTTATGGTAGGTTCACTAAATAAAGTATGGCCATGGAAGCTGACTCTTGAGACCTACACTGACCGTCATGGTGCAGTAAAGCCGTTGGTGCAGGAAAACGTGCTGCCAAGTAGCTATGAAGCTCTGACTGGCCAGGAGCCATACTTGGTATATGGTGTAGTGCTGGCAATTGCAGGTTTCCTGCTCGTATACCTTGTAGATCGCTTTACAGAAGACTCAAACACGGAAGTATAG